A genome region from Thermotoga sp. Mc24 includes the following:
- the murA gene encoding UDP-N-acetylglucosamine 1-carboxyvinyltransferase, which produces MGKLVVQGGTVLEGEVEISGSKNAALPIMAAAILCDEEIILKNVPRLQDVFVMIDILRSIGFRVEFDENELKIKRENDISQEVPYELVRKMRASFNVLGPIAVRTGRAKVALPGGCSIGVRPVDFHLEGLKKMGFSIKVEHGFVEATFERRTDQVTITLPFPSVGATEHLMTTAALLEGTRVVIENAAMEPEIVDLQNFINRMGGRIEGAGTSRIVIEGVEKMQGVEYSIIPDRIEAGTYLVAIAASRGKGLVKNVNPDHLTNFFEKLEETGVKLKVFGNEVEIEMRERPEAVDVTTNPYPGFPTDLQPQMMAYLSIASGVSVITENVFKTRFLHVDELKRMGADIEVSGNVAIVKGVEKLSGAPVEGTDLRATAALLIAGIIADGVTEISNIEHIFRGYEDVIDKFSKLGAKIEYVEKEN; this is translated from the coding sequence TTGGGCAAACTGGTCGTTCAGGGTGGTACCGTTCTCGAAGGAGAAGTGGAGATATCGGGTTCAAAAAACGCTGCTCTTCCAATAATGGCAGCGGCGATTCTATGCGATGAAGAGATAATTCTCAAAAACGTACCGAGACTCCAAGATGTCTTCGTCATGATAGACATCCTGAGATCCATTGGATTCAGAGTGGAATTCGACGAGAACGAACTGAAGATCAAAAGAGAAAACGATATCTCACAGGAAGTACCTTACGAACTTGTCAGGAAGATGAGGGCGTCCTTCAACGTGCTCGGTCCGATCGCTGTGAGAACTGGAAGGGCGAAAGTTGCTCTTCCAGGCGGGTGTTCCATAGGTGTCAGACCTGTGGACTTTCATCTTGAAGGTCTCAAAAAAATGGGATTCTCGATAAAAGTGGAACACGGCTTTGTTGAAGCCACCTTTGAAAGAAGAACCGACCAGGTGACGATTACCCTTCCTTTTCCAAGCGTTGGTGCCACGGAACACCTGATGACCACAGCGGCTCTCCTGGAAGGCACTCGTGTGGTGATAGAAAACGCCGCCATGGAACCTGAAATCGTGGACCTTCAAAATTTCATAAACAGAATGGGTGGACGTATTGAAGGAGCCGGAACCAGCCGAATAGTGATTGAAGGCGTGGAGAAAATGCAGGGAGTTGAATACAGCATCATTCCCGATCGAATAGAAGCTGGAACGTACCTGGTAGCCATCGCAGCAAGTCGAGGAAAAGGTCTGGTGAAGAACGTGAACCCGGATCATCTCACGAACTTTTTTGAGAAACTAGAAGAAACAGGGGTAAAACTTAAAGTTTTTGGAAACGAAGTAGAGATCGAAATGAGAGAAAGACCAGAAGCGGTGGATGTTACAACGAATCCGTACCCTGGTTTTCCCACGGATCTCCAACCTCAGATGATGGCGTATCTATCGATAGCGTCGGGAGTCTCGGTTATAACCGAAAACGTCTTCAAAACGAGGTTCTTACACGTGGACGAGTTGAAAAGAATGGGAGCGGACATAGAAGTTTCTGGAAACGTTGCCATAGTGAAAGGAGTTGAAAAGCTCAGCGGTGCCCCTGTTGAGGGAACGGATCTCAGAGCAACCGCTGCCCTTCTCATAGCGGGAATCATAGCGGATGGCGTCACAGAAATAAGCAACATTGAACACATATTCAGAGGTTACGAAGATGTCATAGACAAATTCAGCAAACTGGGAGCAAAAATCGAGTATGTCGAAAAAGAAAATTGA
- a CDS encoding diguanylate cyclase domain-containing protein, whose amino-acid sequence MDERTELLKRIEELEEKLRQCQQREQELEALIEEYNEVMKKQFQVFDDFFEKLGTTKMIDPLTRVYAKDHFLRLLSYQHQRAFEENTPYTIFFVKTKVSENEREKALMKIGKVLKECVRVPLDSVGRYSDDTFALFVIGVGKETAPNIEERIKNHIESIGDIEYSIAYKSYPEDFMDLEKAILDLEKAVA is encoded by the coding sequence ATGGATGAACGCACGGAACTTTTGAAAAGAATAGAAGAGCTGGAAGAGAAGCTGCGGCAATGCCAGCAGAGAGAGCAGGAGCTCGAGGCTCTGATAGAAGAATACAACGAAGTCATGAAGAAACAATTCCAGGTGTTCGACGATTTCTTTGAAAAGCTGGGAACTACAAAAATGATCGATCCACTGACAAGAGTGTACGCGAAAGACCATTTCCTGAGACTCCTATCTTATCAACATCAGAGGGCCTTCGAAGAGAACACACCTTACACGATATTCTTTGTGAAAACAAAGGTATCTGAGAATGAAAGAGAAAAAGCGCTGATGAAGATAGGAAAAGTTCTCAAAGAATGCGTGAGGGTACCCTTAGATAGTGTGGGCAGATACTCCGATGATACTTTTGCACTCTTCGTAATCGGTGTTGGAAAAGAAACGGCTCCGAATATAGAAGAGAGAATAAAAAATCACATCGAAAGTATAGGAGACATCGAATACTCGATTGCATACAAAAGCTATCCTGAAGATTTCATGGATCTGGAAAAGGCGATCCTCGATCTTGAAAAGGCGGTGGCTTGA
- a CDS encoding TM0106 family RecB-like putative nuclease: MTISYEDMENFLVCPRRYYLSKKISKEVSPNFSEELMEAGFPLENPVIVCEFEGHGLVSNPDLVVKERDGWRIILRKNAKRFKDKYILESAYHALVFSKAGLKVSGVEIVSDSFSRKMENWKNLIPIVEDVLREMLTLDDDPHPRVGKHCRYCDFLEDCEGKLLEEKSLLLVNGIGEETYRVLYGMGIETLEDLAGADQRILEKVFGKEKGKRFIMAARAFLENRVIMITPPEDLPEGTIVDIEYHPAEESDFLYGFLIGDEYRYFLEEDQGDLIAFLNSLDDESVFYHYHGPEKRKLISLIGRNKRMNFLDVFSILRNHFVFPVMSYSLKRIAKYLGYDWRTSLNGYEILRLYEKWKKTRNEELLKQMLLYNEDDVRATKLVLDFMRSYSSFS; the protein is encoded by the coding sequence ATGACAATAAGCTACGAAGATATGGAAAATTTCTTGGTGTGTCCAAGGCGATATTACCTTTCAAAAAAAATTTCAAAAGAGGTTTCTCCGAATTTTTCGGAGGAGTTAATGGAGGCTGGATTCCCTCTCGAAAATCCTGTGATCGTGTGTGAGTTTGAGGGTCATGGATTGGTTTCAAATCCCGATCTGGTTGTGAAAGAAAGGGATGGATGGAGAATTATTCTAAGAAAGAACGCAAAAAGGTTTAAAGACAAATACATCCTTGAGAGCGCTTATCATGCCCTGGTTTTCTCAAAAGCTGGTCTGAAGGTTTCTGGAGTGGAGATCGTATCCGACAGCTTCTCAAGAAAGATGGAAAACTGGAAAAATCTGATACCCATCGTCGAAGATGTTTTGAGAGAAATGTTGACATTAGATGATGATCCTCATCCCAGAGTGGGAAAACACTGTAGATACTGTGATTTTCTCGAAGATTGCGAAGGGAAGCTTCTTGAAGAGAAGAGTTTGCTTCTGGTGAACGGGATAGGAGAAGAAACGTACAGGGTTCTCTATGGAATGGGTATAGAAACGCTGGAAGATCTCGCAGGGGCGGACCAGAGAATCCTGGAAAAGGTATTTGGAAAAGAGAAGGGAAAAAGGTTCATCATGGCGGCGAGGGCGTTTCTCGAGAATAGAGTGATAATGATAACTCCTCCGGAAGATCTTCCAGAAGGAACAATAGTTGACATAGAGTATCATCCAGCGGAAGAGAGTGATTTTCTCTATGGGTTTTTAATAGGTGATGAGTACAGATATTTTCTGGAAGAGGATCAAGGAGATCTGATCGCATTTTTGAATTCTCTGGACGATGAGAGTGTTTTCTATCACTATCATGGACCGGAGAAGAGAAAGCTGATTTCATTGATCGGCAGAAACAAAAGGATGAATTTTCTCGATGTGTTCTCGATCCTGAGGAATCATTTCGTTTTTCCTGTTATGTCCTACTCGCTCAAAAGAATCGCTAAGTATCTGGGGTACGATTGGAGAACGTCCCTGAATGGTTATGAAATACTGCGGCTTTATGAGAAATGGAAAAAAACGAGAAACGAGGAGCTTCTAAAGCAGATGCTCCTGTACAACGAGGATGATGTGAGAGCAACGAAGCTGGTCCTGGATTTCATGAGGTCTTACTCTTCTTTTTCGTAG
- a CDS encoding ABC transporter permease yields MKILEVLWNIFSNPLFYKLTLTASTPLLFASLGGVFSEVTGVVNIALEGIMLLGAFSSVVITYYTGNVWLGFLLSIPIGIGFSWFHAWASIKWRGNQIVSATALILVAQGLTGFLMEPIFGQPGQTPYVGRIEEITLPGISSIPFIGEAIGTISPIVLIAFAMVFFAWFLIYKTPLGLRMRAVGENPEAADTLGVDVFKIRYFGVLMSGALASMGGAFLSIGEVGNFRELMTGGRGFIALAAMILGNWNPIGAMWACLMFGMSEALANQLQSSPILNVPATAKPLFNLFPFVVTLVVVAGLIGRTRPPAADGVPYEKEE; encoded by the coding sequence ATGAAAATACTGGAAGTGCTCTGGAACATTTTCTCGAATCCCCTCTTTTACAAGCTCACTCTCACAGCTTCCACTCCTCTTCTTTTCGCATCCCTTGGAGGTGTTTTCAGTGAAGTTACAGGGGTTGTGAACATCGCCCTTGAAGGAATAATGCTCCTTGGAGCGTTTTCTTCGGTGGTGATCACATACTACACCGGAAACGTGTGGCTCGGTTTCTTGCTTTCCATCCCCATAGGGATCGGATTTTCCTGGTTCCACGCCTGGGCGAGTATCAAATGGAGAGGTAACCAGATAGTGAGCGCGACGGCGTTGATACTGGTCGCGCAGGGTCTGACAGGTTTTCTCATGGAACCGATATTCGGTCAGCCGGGGCAGACACCTTATGTGGGTCGAATCGAAGAGATCACACTACCTGGAATTTCCTCCATTCCTTTCATCGGAGAAGCCATCGGAACCATCAGTCCAATAGTTCTCATAGCCTTCGCAATGGTCTTTTTTGCGTGGTTTTTGATCTACAAGACCCCACTGGGTCTCAGAATGAGGGCAGTAGGTGAAAATCCCGAGGCCGCCGATACTCTCGGTGTTGACGTCTTCAAAATAAGGTACTTCGGAGTTCTCATGAGCGGTGCTCTGGCGTCCATGGGAGGAGCGTTCCTTTCCATAGGAGAGGTCGGTAACTTCAGGGAACTCATGACGGGAGGAAGGGGCTTCATTGCCCTTGCGGCCATGATCCTTGGAAACTGGAATCCCATAGGTGCCATGTGGGCCTGCCTCATGTTTGGTATGTCAGAAGCTCTGGCCAATCAACTTCAGAGTAGTCCCATTCTCAACGTACCTGCTACGGCAAAACCGTTGTTCAATCTCTTTCCGTTCGTTGTTACCCTCGTTGTCGTGGCTGGCCTGATAGGAAGAACTAGACCACCAGCAGCCGATGGTGTTCCCTACGAAAAAGAAGAGTAA
- a CDS encoding ABC transporter permease, which produces MNNRVWSFLVPFFSVIIALLIAAVVIILIGQNPVIAYKAMIEGAFGNIQALADTVIKTTPLILTGLAVGFGFRAGLFNIGAEGQMIMGGILATVVGMHMRGIPPLLAIPLTMIAGMLGGAVWASIAGYLKAKTGAHEVVSTIMLNWIATYISSYLITGPLAVGSGTPKSPEIAPSAKLPPIVTVGALEMTSGILISILSAVVIYIVLEKTKTGYEVKAVGFNPYAAEYGGINISKNIVMCMAISGALAGLAGALEVMGLHHRFLGTLSGGKGFDGISIALIGQNHPIGIIFASFLIAALRTGSSNMQFVGVPKHIVTIIQGIVIFLVAADRIVKTLLRFRKVKR; this is translated from the coding sequence ATGAACAACAGGGTGTGGTCATTTCTTGTCCCGTTCTTTTCGGTCATCATAGCACTTCTTATAGCAGCCGTGGTGATCATTCTGATCGGGCAGAACCCCGTGATAGCGTACAAAGCCATGATCGAAGGGGCTTTCGGAAATATCCAGGCTCTGGCCGATACGGTGATAAAAACCACGCCGCTCATCCTAACAGGACTCGCCGTTGGATTTGGTTTCAGAGCAGGGCTATTCAACATAGGAGCGGAAGGACAGATGATCATGGGAGGGATTCTGGCAACTGTCGTTGGAATGCACATGAGAGGAATACCGCCATTACTCGCTATCCCTCTTACGATGATTGCCGGCATGCTGGGAGGTGCCGTCTGGGCCTCTATAGCCGGTTATCTGAAGGCAAAAACGGGAGCACACGAAGTTGTGTCAACCATAATGCTGAACTGGATTGCAACCTACATATCCTCCTACCTCATCACGGGACCACTGGCAGTGGGATCGGGTACCCCAAAAAGCCCAGAAATTGCTCCTTCTGCCAAACTTCCTCCTATTGTTACAGTTGGCGCCTTAGAAATGACCTCCGGTATTCTGATTTCAATCCTTTCAGCGGTGGTTATATACATCGTTCTGGAGAAGACGAAAACTGGCTATGAGGTGAAAGCAGTTGGATTCAATCCGTACGCGGCAGAATATGGAGGAATAAACATCTCAAAGAACATCGTCATGTGTATGGCAATAAGCGGAGCGCTGGCGGGTCTTGCTGGAGCCCTGGAAGTGATGGGGTTACATCACAGGTTCCTAGGAACACTCTCCGGCGGAAAGGGCTTCGATGGAATCTCGATCGCGCTGATCGGACAAAACCATCCCATAGGCATCATCTTCGCCTCATTTCTCATAGCTGCTCTGCGAACTGGATCGAGCAACATGCAGTTCGTTGGGGTACCAAAACACATCGTCACAATCATACAGGGTATCGTCATATTCCTCGTCGCAGCCGACAGGATTGTTAAAACCCTTCTCAGGTTCAGGAAGGTGAAAAGATGA
- a CDS encoding ABC transporter ATP-binding protein, with protein sequence MEYAVVMKGIVKRFPGVLANDHVDLFVEKGEIHAIVGENGAGKTTLMKQLYGLLKPDEGEIYINGKRVEFSGPADAIKNGIGMVHQHFMLVDNLTAYENVIIGMEPRKGILLDRKKARKEVKKLSEEYGLTIDVDMKIEDMPVGLQQRVEIIKTLYRGAEILILDEPTAVLTPQETEELFEVLRRLKKSGKTIIFISHKLNEVMEISDRITVMRQGRVTGNLITSQTTPQEIARLMVGREVVLTVEKKPKEAGETLLKIEDLWVKDNRKLDVVKGVSFEVKRGEIVGIAGVAGNGQSELVEAITGLRRAERGRVLFRGEDITGYDPKRLRDLGMFHVPEDRLKRGLIVDFPAYFNTILGRHMIEPFVKSGFLNMKEIKRFSKQLFEKFDIRPRNIELLAGSFSGGNQQKIIVAREMSFSPELLVVAQPTRGLDVGAIEFIHKTLVSMRDAGVGILLISMELDEIFSLSDRILVMYEGQIMGEVRPEKTTPEEVGLMMAGKRLEEIRR encoded by the coding sequence GTGGAGTACGCAGTTGTGATGAAGGGAATCGTTAAAAGGTTTCCAGGAGTTCTGGCAAATGATCACGTGGATCTCTTCGTCGAAAAGGGTGAAATCCACGCTATCGTTGGTGAAAACGGCGCTGGAAAAACCACTCTCATGAAACAACTCTACGGCCTCTTAAAGCCCGATGAGGGGGAAATCTACATAAACGGAAAAAGAGTAGAATTTTCCGGTCCCGCTGACGCGATAAAAAATGGTATAGGTATGGTTCACCAGCATTTCATGCTCGTTGACAACCTGACGGCTTACGAGAACGTGATCATCGGGATGGAACCAAGGAAAGGAATTCTTCTGGATAGGAAAAAGGCGAGAAAAGAAGTTAAAAAACTCTCGGAAGAGTACGGATTAACAATAGACGTCGATATGAAAATAGAGGACATGCCCGTGGGGTTGCAGCAGAGAGTAGAGATCATCAAGACACTCTACAGAGGAGCAGAGATTCTCATATTAGATGAACCTACTGCCGTCCTCACTCCACAGGAAACAGAGGAACTCTTCGAAGTCTTGAGACGATTGAAAAAGAGCGGGAAGACGATCATATTCATTTCGCATAAATTGAACGAAGTGATGGAGATCTCCGATAGAATCACCGTTATGAGACAGGGAAGGGTCACAGGAAACCTCATTACTTCACAAACCACACCACAGGAAATAGCGAGATTGATGGTGGGAAGGGAAGTCGTTCTCACGGTTGAGAAAAAGCCAAAAGAAGCCGGTGAAACACTCCTCAAAATAGAAGATCTCTGGGTCAAGGACAACAGGAAACTGGACGTTGTAAAGGGAGTTTCTTTCGAGGTAAAGAGGGGAGAGATAGTAGGGATAGCCGGTGTTGCTGGAAACGGTCAGTCCGAACTGGTAGAAGCGATCACAGGACTTCGCAGAGCGGAACGCGGAAGAGTCCTCTTCAGAGGTGAAGATATAACGGGATACGACCCAAAAAGATTGCGAGATCTCGGAATGTTCCACGTTCCAGAAGATCGACTCAAAAGAGGTTTGATAGTGGATTTTCCGGCATATTTCAACACCATTTTGGGAAGGCACATGATAGAGCCTTTCGTGAAGAGCGGTTTTCTCAACATGAAGGAAATAAAAAGATTTTCAAAACAACTTTTTGAAAAGTTCGATATCAGGCCGAGAAATATAGAACTCCTCGCGGGAAGTTTCTCCGGTGGGAATCAGCAGAAGATCATCGTTGCGCGTGAAATGAGTTTCTCCCCCGAACTTCTCGTTGTGGCTCAACCGACACGTGGTCTGGACGTGGGTGCGATAGAATTCATCCACAAAACACTCGTATCGATGAGAGACGCAGGTGTTGGTATTCTTCTCATATCCATGGAACTGGACGAAATCTTCTCGCTCAGCGACAGAATACTGGTTATGTACGAAGGACAGATAATGGGAGAAGTCAGACCGGAAAAAACCACTCCAGAGGAAGTAGGGCTCATGATGGCAGGTAAAAGACTGGAGGAGATCAGAAGATGA
- a CDS encoding BMP family lipoprotein, whose translation MKKFLVISLMIFAVALFGFKVIMVTDVGGLGDKSFNDGTWAGVKQAAEELGIEAKVIQSYEQSDYIPNLSKAAEEADLVFAVGFMMTDALFKVAKQYPDTYFVGIDITPPEGQILPNVLTFTFKEQEAAFLVGYVAAAMTKTGTVGFVGGIPIPPVERFRYGYEAGIKTYSVLHKKNVKILRGYTQDFEDPKKGKDLAMSQFAEGADIVFHASGACGNGVIEAAREKFSALAGSDKLVDLIDYYTTNGKGFFAIGVDMDQDYMAPGAVLTSAMKRVDVASYYGVVWAYEGTFEGGHRVLGISEDAVGISPMKYTKGLVPNRVIAELLYLEKLMKEGTLKVPETQEELDAFEVPQIEFPF comes from the coding sequence ATGAAAAAGTTTCTCGTGATTTCTTTGATGATTTTCGCGGTTGCTCTGTTTGGTTTCAAAGTCATCATGGTGACGGACGTCGGGGGACTCGGTGACAAATCCTTCAACGATGGAACGTGGGCAGGAGTAAAGCAAGCTGCAGAAGAACTCGGAATAGAAGCGAAAGTGATACAATCTTACGAGCAGTCCGACTACATACCGAACCTCAGCAAAGCAGCGGAAGAAGCTGATCTCGTGTTCGCTGTTGGTTTCATGATGACGGATGCCCTCTTTAAAGTGGCAAAGCAATATCCGGACACGTACTTTGTGGGAATAGACATCACGCCTCCCGAGGGCCAGATTCTCCCGAACGTACTCACATTCACCTTCAAAGAACAGGAAGCCGCCTTCCTGGTAGGTTACGTGGCGGCCGCCATGACGAAGACCGGAACGGTTGGATTCGTCGGAGGAATTCCGATACCTCCTGTGGAAAGGTTCAGATACGGTTACGAGGCCGGTATAAAGACTTACTCGGTTCTCCACAAAAAGAACGTGAAGATCTTGAGAGGCTACACACAGGACTTCGAAGATCCGAAGAAGGGTAAGGACCTCGCCATGTCCCAGTTTGCGGAAGGAGCCGATATTGTGTTCCACGCCTCCGGCGCCTGTGGAAACGGCGTTATAGAAGCTGCCAGGGAGAAATTCTCAGCACTGGCCGGTTCTGACAAACTCGTTGACCTTATAGATTACTACACGACGAACGGAAAAGGATTCTTCGCCATAGGAGTGGACATGGATCAGGATTACATGGCTCCCGGTGCAGTTCTGACGAGTGCCATGAAGAGAGTGGACGTTGCGTCTTATTACGGAGTTGTCTGGGCTTACGAGGGAACGTTCGAAGGTGGACACAGGGTTCTTGGAATCTCCGAAGATGCAGTTGGAATAAGTCCTATGAAGTACACGAAAGGACTCGTTCCCAACAGAGTCATAGCCGAACTCCTTTACCTTGAAAAATTGATGAAAGAAGGCACTCTGAAAGTCCCAGAGACTCAGGAAGAACTCGATGCTTTTGAAGTGCCACAAATCGAATTCCCATTCTGA
- the ligA gene encoding NAD-dependent DNA ligase LigA: protein MSERKIPKEVIEEVERLREEIEYHNYRYYVLNDPVITDEEYDKLMRRLIELERMYPELVTPDSPTQRVGGKVLEGFKTVKHSVPMLSLDNTYNEEEILEFDRRVKKTLQEAEVEYVAELKIDGVSIALRYENGKFVLGATRGDGMEGEDVSENVKTVRSIPLRLRKPVTIEVRGEIYMPVDEFKRLNDEREEEGLPPFANPRNAAAGTLRQLNTALVAARRLDSFIYYVVHPENYGLKTQWEALQFLKELGFKVNPHSKLCKNIQEVIDYWREWEERKKELDYWVDGVVVKVNRFDFQRILGETSKAPRWAIAFKFPAEQARTRVLDVTIQVGRTGVLTPVAELEPVQLAGTIVKRASLHNFEYIREKDIRIGDYVFVEKAGGIIPQIVKSIPELRTGSEKEIKPPDKCPVCGGKVGKLDPEEVALRCLNPHCPAKLKRALRTLVSREALDIEGLGEKLIDRLVDAGLVKDIADIFYLTPFDLAQLGPGIGQRTIAKILQEIEEAKKRPLHKLIAGLGIPMVGQKTAKILAEHFKSLEAIADASYETLKDIPGIGPEIAKSIVEYFRNPKTREIIEKLKKAGVKLEERVMKLDILKGLTFAVTGTLKNFTREEIVEFFEKLGAKVVNSVSRNTDYLIVGENPGSKYEKAKMLKVKTMSEEEFLEFVRKRAELKGYNFDEIMRSWKEWS, encoded by the coding sequence ATGAGTGAGAGAAAGATCCCAAAGGAAGTAATTGAAGAAGTGGAAAGGCTCAGAGAGGAGATCGAGTATCACAACTACAGATACTACGTTTTGAACGATCCAGTTATTACGGACGAGGAATATGACAAACTCATGAGAAGGCTCATTGAACTGGAAAGGATGTATCCAGAACTGGTTACACCGGATTCGCCAACTCAGAGGGTAGGGGGAAAGGTACTCGAAGGTTTTAAAACGGTAAAGCATTCCGTTCCTATGTTGAGTCTGGATAACACGTACAACGAAGAAGAGATTCTCGAATTCGATCGGCGTGTTAAAAAAACTCTTCAGGAGGCAGAAGTCGAGTACGTTGCCGAGCTGAAGATAGACGGCGTTTCCATAGCTCTCAGATATGAGAACGGAAAGTTCGTCTTGGGAGCGACACGGGGAGATGGGATGGAGGGGGAAGATGTTTCTGAGAACGTAAAGACCGTGCGCAGTATTCCACTTCGCCTGAGAAAACCAGTCACCATAGAAGTGAGAGGAGAAATATACATGCCTGTGGATGAATTCAAAAGGTTGAACGACGAAAGAGAAGAAGAAGGACTTCCTCCCTTTGCCAATCCGAGGAATGCCGCTGCAGGAACGCTTCGGCAGTTGAACACGGCACTCGTTGCGGCAAGGCGTCTGGATTCGTTCATCTACTATGTGGTTCATCCCGAAAACTACGGTTTGAAGACACAATGGGAAGCTCTCCAGTTTCTGAAAGAACTCGGTTTCAAGGTGAATCCACACTCTAAACTGTGTAAAAACATTCAGGAAGTGATCGATTACTGGAGGGAGTGGGAAGAAAGAAAGAAGGAGCTGGATTATTGGGTTGATGGCGTTGTGGTGAAGGTGAACAGATTCGATTTCCAGAGAATTCTCGGCGAAACATCGAAAGCACCGCGATGGGCTATCGCATTCAAATTTCCCGCTGAGCAGGCAAGAACCAGGGTGCTGGATGTCACCATCCAGGTTGGACGAACAGGTGTTCTCACACCCGTTGCCGAGCTCGAACCCGTTCAGCTCGCTGGAACGATTGTGAAGAGAGCTTCGCTGCACAATTTCGAGTACATAAGAGAAAAAGATATCAGGATAGGAGACTATGTCTTTGTGGAAAAAGCCGGTGGAATCATTCCTCAAATAGTCAAATCGATACCGGAATTGAGAACCGGAAGCGAAAAGGAAATAAAACCACCCGATAAGTGTCCTGTCTGCGGCGGGAAAGTAGGAAAGTTGGATCCCGAAGAGGTTGCTCTCAGGTGTCTAAACCCGCATTGTCCTGCCAAACTGAAGAGGGCTTTGAGGACTCTGGTTTCCAGAGAGGCTCTCGATATTGAAGGACTCGGGGAGAAGTTGATAGACAGATTGGTCGATGCTGGCCTTGTAAAGGATATAGCGGATATCTTCTACCTTACTCCTTTCGATCTTGCCCAACTTGGACCGGGAATCGGTCAGCGAACGATAGCGAAGATTCTCCAAGAGATAGAGGAGGCGAAGAAAAGGCCACTCCACAAACTGATAGCGGGTCTTGGAATTCCCATGGTGGGTCAGAAGACAGCAAAAATCCTCGCAGAACACTTCAAATCCCTGGAAGCAATCGCAGATGCTTCTTATGAAACACTGAAGGACATACCGGGAATCGGTCCAGAAATCGCAAAGAGCATCGTTGAGTACTTCCGAAATCCAAAAACAAGGGAAATCATTGAAAAACTCAAAAAAGCTGGAGTGAAACTCGAAGAGAGAGTTATGAAACTCGATATTCTGAAGGGATTGACTTTCGCCGTGACAGGTACCTTGAAGAACTTTACGAGAGAAGAAATAGTAGAGTTTTTCGAGAAGCTGGGAGCGAAAGTCGTCAACTCTGTGAGCAGGAACACGGACTATCTCATAGTGGGTGAAAATCCCGGTTCCAAGTACGAAAAAGCGAAGATGTTGAAAGTAAAAACGATGAGTGAGGAAGAATTCCTCGAGTTTGTCAGAAAAAGAGCAGAATTGAAAGGGTACAACTTCGATGAGATAATGAGGAGTTGGAAGGAATGGAGTTGA